The genome window tctgtgtttcagtGGAAATTGCGGGttagagagcagagcagagagtGGATTTACATGCCAAGGgtagaagaggaggaggagagaactTCCTTCAGCCCGATCTGAGACGCGGGGCTGTGGAGgagcagctcacacaccttcCTGCGCGAAGCTGCGCCGCTCACCATGGGAGACGCGCTGAAGGACGGGGCGGACAACGTGATCTACATGGACAGCAATGCGACAACAACAGTGAGGAGCGATCCGGCTGGGGAAACACAGGGGAAAAGCGAATTCGTAGACTCGTACGTGGACGAGATGTTCCTGGAGGGAGAGACCTCGGACGGTAAGCGCGCTCCCCCTCGCATCCCCTCTCCTGCGCCGCGCAACTTGTGCGACGTGGACGCGCTCACCGTGACACCCGGGGCGGGAGGTGAGCGAAGCCTTTGGGCAGAGCTCGCACTGCCGCAAATAACGCCGGGATTTCATCGAGGGCTCGAGAGGGGGGACCACCACGCCAAAGACACCGCGTCGTGGCCGGACAAGCCGGTGTTTCCAACAGCATCGGAGTCCTCCTTGTGTTTGGGGTCCGCAGAAAGTTTGGAGAGTCTGATCGGTGAAGCCACCTCTACATCCGACTACAAGAGGGACAACAAGCAGCCATCGGCATCGCTCGGCATGATGGAGacgcagcggcagcagcagggtACCGATTTGAATCTTACCTCGGATTTACTCCAGTTGAGCACATCCAGCAGGGCAGGTGCCGAGGAGGAGATGCGCCTTCCGCAACTTGACCTCTCTGCGCACTTCTACTGCCCACCACCCaacgacatgatgatgatctcgGAGCACAGTGCCTATTTTGCGGGCTTGTCCCCCGCCTTTGTCCCCAAAATCAAGGCAGATCCCAGCGATGTGACATCCCCGATGGGCGAAGGGGTGGTGAGCAGCGCTTTGACCAACATTTTCAGGGGGAAGGTGGCGGAGCGCCACTCGTGGTACCAGCAGTGCGGCGTGTCGGACGGTAGCAGTAAGCGCCACGAGACCCTGTCCTCCTTGTCCCTGTCCCCAGCTGGCATCAGCAGCACCTCCACCTACACGGCATTTGCTGGGTAAGTTCCCTCAATTCAAGCCTTATTCCCCAAAGTAGATAGAAAGCAATAGAGCCGCAAAAATTCTCTCATGTTCTTTCTGaaagagcaataaaaagaaaatttttactgcagaaatagTTATTTCTAATGCAGCAATAAAGGTATcagtattgttatttatttattgtatttcaaaaGTAGCCTCCCAACTGAGTGTTTGTATTATTGTGTCCGGATGCTGTATGTAGGTATGAGTATAAAGAGTTTGTGTGGACATGTTCCAGTCATTTCTGCTACTGACTCAATCAATGTTACGAAACTTGCTGATTAATAGAACAGGTGTCATGAGGAGCGCAGAAGTGGTTAAGGCTCATTCATTGGTCAAATATTTCTATGATATTGATGCAGTTCCTTTTCATCAATGCACAAAGGTAAAGTTGGATTTAGTGTAATTCGGTCCAATATTAAGTCAGATTTTAGGGGTTTCGTAGTGACATATTAAGTAGTTATTTTAATTAGATATTAATATATATGTCTGGCTTAATAACAGCATTTCTGGTCTTCCAAAGGTATGGGAAAAAAGCATATCCTAGAATACTTAATATGAaagtttatatttctttttaaatttgcatttattcatttgttgtttAAAAATTGATATAAAAAGTATTggtacgggggtgcggtggcgcagtgggttggaccacagtcctcctctccggtgggtctggggtttgagtcccgcttggggtgccttgcgatggactggcgtcccgtcctgggtgtgtcccctccctctccagctttacgccctgtgttgccgggttaggctccggttccccgcgaccccgtaggggacaagcggttcagaaaatgtgtgtgtgtgtgtgtgtataaaaagtATTGGTGATGCGACTAAAGAAAATATCctagaaataaaatgaaatcccCCGTTTGAGGAGGACATTGAAGGACTGGGGAGCCGAGGTGGATCTGGGGCTCTGTGAGGGGTTTCGTCTGTCACTTTAAATACAATGGATGTATGATGCCTATCCTTTTCAGTCTGCTGCCACAGAGGATGTGTTATATCTGCGGGGATGAGGCCTCAGGGTGCCACTATGGAGTCCTCACTTGTGGAAGCTGCAAGGTTTTCTTCAAAAGGGCTGTTGAAGGTGagtacagatttacatttatttagcagacacttttctccaaagtgacttccaatgaactctatctatgtagtgttaccagcccacacaccttgttcaccaaggtgacttacactgcaagatacattacttacaatgggtcactcatccatacgtcagtggaacacactctctctgtcactcacacactgtgggtgaacctgagtagcatgtcttcagactttgggaggaaaccagagcacctggaggaaacccacgcagacacagtgagaacatgcaaactccacacagactgagcggggattgaacccatgtccttgtggaccacccaggcactgtgccaccgttTCGCCCACCACACCACAGGTCTATTGAAGCAGGGGctaaaaataatcatttctttctgtaatttttaaatgtaaaggaTGTAATGCTCATTGTTATTCTTGCAATATcttacaatgcatttttaatacagGGTACATATCAAAACATTAAACTCATAAATACCACAAAGCCTAGATGGCAGATAAGGCACTTGGATTATTGACAAAGGGTGAacaatgattcatttatttgcaaGACACTTAAAACGATAACATGGAATACTTAATATTTATCTATATATGAGTAAGCACCCTAGGTCTTTGTCAGTGTTATGAAGTCATCATATTGAGGACTGCTGGTACTACTGGTGAAGGTCCAGTTCGGAGGAGTGCACGTTATCTGGAAAAAGAAGATATAAAGGAGTCTCTGAGTCTGACCTTGGCTGTGCCACTTGTGTTCAGTCCTACTTAATCTTCTATGTAATTGAACCCAGTTGATAAACAAAGCTCTGGTCCCACACAGCAGGCTGCATCTCAGTGTACCTCcctgtaattataattaatgaGACCTTTCAATTAATGCAGGTCATCAGAAGTATTTGTGTGCTGGACGCAATGACTGTATCGTGGATAAGATCCGGAGGAAGAACTGCCCTGCCTGCCGCCTCAGAAAGTGCTACCAGGCTGGGATGATGCTGggaggtatttttttttttatggattgCTGCTGCAGATATGATTGCTAAGATTTATGCATTGGAATTTATGTTCAGACCCACTAACTGGTACTTTCTGTGCTtctggcttttttaaaaaaatatacagatagACAAAACTCAGTAAAaggaataatacaaaaatataaagcGTAATAGTaagaggggcacggtggcgcagcggttttGGGCGGGGCCCTCTTtgtggcaggtctagggtttgagccctacttggggttccttgtgacagactggcgtcccatctggccttgtgtcctgtgtcgccaagttaggctctggtttgctgcgaccctgctcgggacaagcggttgtagacattttgtgtgtgtgtgtgtgtgtgtgtgtgtgtgtgtgtgtgtgtgtgtgtgtataaagcataatattaaaaaaaaaaaaaaaaaaaaaaaaaaaaaaaaaaaaaaaaaaaaaaaaaatcggaaaAAAACAGGATAATTACAGGAATAAAAGCCTAAAATTtacaaatgcaataaaaattgacatttaaaaaCTCATTTCCTGAATGTGAGACATTTCTACTCAGTTGCACCAGTGCCTTCTGGATTCTAACGTGTGTGAAGCCAGGCTtagaaaacaatttcaaaactCTCTCAGGGGTTCTAAAATGCGGAGATTCTGTTTACAAAAAGCAGTCTGCACCGTTCCCCAAGTTACATTGTCGTACTTCAGTACTGCAGTAGTTCTCAAATGATCTAAACTTAATGATGGTTTCGAAGATCAAAACAACTGATGAATCAcataacaaagtaaaaatatttctttaaagaaaaaaaaataaaaaccctttTCCAGGACGGAAGTTAAAGAAGTTTGGCGCGCTGAAGCCCATGGGTTTGCCACTGACCGCCCCACCTGGATTGGCTCTCTCCTGTGAAAGCCTGGATTTGGCCTCTGCGGCCTGTGTTCCCACCATCCGTGAGCTGAACGCCAGTCCACAGATCATCAGCATTTTGGAGAACATTGAGCCCGAGGTGGTGTTCTCCGGGCATGACAACTCCTTGCCTGACCTGCCTCACTACCTGCTCAGCAGTCTCAACCGTCTGTGTGAAAGGCAGCTGCTGTGGATCGTCAAGTGGTCCAAATCGTTGCCAGGTAATTGCCTCCCACCATCAAGACGAAGCCCTTGTTGCATCTTGaacagcttaatattgtaatttgcaTTAGATAAAAGCAcaggctgaatgaataaataataattgtgttAGTGAATCTGTTGTTTTAGTTGTCATAACATGTGTTATCTTTGTAATTAGCTTTTAGAAATGAATGTGTTCATAAATCAGTCATCAACAAGGTACAGGATTCACCCATCTcacataattcattcattccttgAGATTACACTGTTAGGCAAATTCTGGTTGTCAGGgaaatgaatttttgtttttcctatgGAAAACACAAGTTTCCAGAGGAAAAGTGTGTCCTTTAAGGGAGGGAGTAAGGGAGATATATGGGAAAGCATATTGGATTGACATTAATTAATGGCTGTGATTGGTTGACACTGTCAACCTAGGACCTTCCATGTTGCCTTGCTGTAAGCATAAGTATGCTTCTCTGTGTAGATGAATGAATTTGTAatgttctgttattttcttaaatattccCACAAGTGTCTAGTCCTTGTTTACgttgttgtttttatattaaataattgCTTAGACTTGATAACCAGGAATGGGAATTATGTTGTTGGGAATTACCTATATGGGATTGAGCACTTAGGGAAGTGGTTTTAGTGTTTACTGCATCCATGACAGGaagggaaataaaacagcagtgtaatggcaaaaatgccattgtgCTGAATTATTAAGCCACTGTATGAGAAATTCATACTTACACAAGCAGACGTAGCAGTTTTTCATTGGGGCCCTGTCATGTGAGGGATAAATAAACAACAATTTATAATGACCTTTCCAGGTAATTTCAGCTTTCAGCCTTTAAAACTAATTTGGCAGTGTCTTTAAACTGTTATCCTACCATttctataaaacattttgtgtagCTTTGCATATGAACCCAACTTGTGTCATTCCTCAAATGGGTGTAACAGGCATGTGCCTTTTACTGACATTTCTAAgtaaaaatatgttatttatttctctgagataACCTAAATTTGATTAACcgattttattttgaaaaggatTCCGCGGTCTGCACATCAACGACCAAATGTGCCTCATTCAGTACTCCTGGATGAGCCTCATGCTATTTTCCCTGGGTTGGAGGTCCTATAAAAATGTGACCAGGGATTTCCTTTACTTCGCACCAGATCTGATCATGAATGAGTGAGTAATGAATGCAGCGACAAACCCGATATGCTCCGGCCTAGATTATGAGTTCATAGTTCATTTCACAAACAGCACTATGATGTAATTGTTGACAAAGTGGTTGCGAACTATGAATACTTGCAGAGAGAGAATGAAGCAATCACCCATAGCCGACCTGTGCATTGCCATGCAGCTCATCCCGCATGAGTTTGATAACCTGCAGCTCACAAGGGAGGAGTTTCTCTGCATGAAGGCTTTGATGTTGCTAACCATAGGTAAGTTGGGGCAAATTTCTCACATTCTTACTACTGTACACACGAGTACATATAAGCGTGCCAAGCTTGTTTCTTCTACaaatattcagtaaaaattaagctCTCAGAAACGAAAATTTTATTCTGTTAAGAATCCTGTTGAGAAATTGCAAAGAAATAGTTTCTTTCAGGTAAACTGTTGATTCAGGTTTTCGCATATTGCAttggtgagtgtgtgagtgtaactgatttccctgtgatggactggtatcgaACCCAGAATATACTGTCTAATGTCCTGTGCTCCAAGGGTACATTCCGCACCCCTGCAACACTGCTATGGGTGAGTGGTTATTGACAAGAAATGAATGCATGGGAAGAGTTTTTAAGTTTGATTTTAATTATACCAGGAATGATTTATTTGCTCATTATAGAAAACTGCTGGTGCTAAAACAGGGTTGTGATGATCTGGAGCCTATATTCAAAGTATATAGTGAGCAATGAATGCAGTGACAAAGTTTGTCCATTGTATTTCGTGTTAGAGGATTGTCGCTACAGTTTGTTGTGATTACggtaagtttatttgttgctcGCGCTGTATCCCGACGCGCATTCTCGCTTAGTAGTTC of Scleropages formosus chromosome 10, fSclFor1.1, whole genome shotgun sequence contains these proteins:
- the pgr gene encoding progesterone receptor; the encoded protein is MGDALKDGADNVIYMDSNATTTVRSDPAGETQGKSEFVDSYVDEMFLEGETSDGKRAPPRIPSPAPRNLCDVDALTVTPGAGGERSLWAELALPQITPGFHRGLERGDHHAKDTASWPDKPVFPTASESSLCLGSAESLESLIGEATSTSDYKRDNKQPSASLGMMETQRQQQGTDLNLTSDLLQLSTSSRAGAEEEMRLPQLDLSAHFYCPPPNDMMMISEHSAYFAGLSPAFVPKIKADPSDVTSPMGEGVVSSALTNIFRGKVAERHSWYQQCGVSDGSSKRHETLSSLSLSPAGISSTSTYTAFAGLLPQRMCYICGDEASGCHYGVLTCGSCKVFFKRAVEGHQKYLCAGRNDCIVDKIRRKNCPACRLRKCYQAGMMLGGRKLKKFGALKPMGLPLTAPPGLALSCESLDLASAACVPTIRELNASPQIISILENIEPEVVFSGHDNSLPDLPHYLLSSLNRLCERQLLWIVKWSKSLPGFRGLHINDQMCLIQYSWMSLMLFSLGWRSYKNVTRDFLYFAPDLIMNEERMKQSPIADLCIAMQLIPHEFDNLQLTREEFLCMKALMLLTIVPLEGLKSQEQFEEMRQNYIRELGKTIQFKDPGVAGFSQRFYRLTKLMDTMHEIVKKVNLYCLSIFIQADAMRVEFPEMMSEVIASQLPKVLAGMVKPLPLLFHGK